One genomic window of Salmo salar chromosome ssa12, Ssal_v3.1, whole genome shotgun sequence includes the following:
- the LOC123725505 gene encoding histone H2B: protein MPEPAKSAPKKGSKKAVTKTAGKGGKKRRKSRKESYAIYVYKVLKQVHPDTGISSKAMGIMNSFVNDIFERIAGESSRLAHYNKRSTITSREIQTAVRLLLPGELAKHAVSEGTKAVTKYTSSK, encoded by the coding sequence ATGCCCGAGCCAGCAAAGTCCGCGCCCAAGAAGGGCTCCAAGAAAGCCGTCACCAAGACAGCAGGGAAAGGCGGCAAGAAGCGCCGAAAGTCGAGGAAGGAGAGCTACGCCATTTACGTGTACAAAGTGCTGAAGCAGGTCCACCCCGACACCGGCATCTCCTCCAAGGCCATGGGAATCATGAACTCGTTCGTGAACGACATCTTCGAGCGTATCGCCGGAGAGTCCTCTCGCCTGGCCCACTACAACAAGCGTTCCACCATCACCTCCAGGGAGATCCAGACCGCCGTGCGCCTGCTACTCCCCGGCGAGTTGGCCAAACACGCAGTGTCCGAGGGCACCAAGGCCGTGACCAAGTACACCAGTTCCAAGTAA
- the LOC123725488 gene encoding histone H1-like, which yields MAEVAPAPAAAPAKAPKKKAAAKPKKAGPSVGELIVKAVSASKERSGVSLAALKKSLAAGGYDVEKNNSRVKIAVKSLVTKGTLVQTKGTGASGSFKLNKKAVEAKKPAKKAAAPKAKKVAAKKPAAAKKPKKVAAKKAVAAKKSPKKAKKPATPKKAAKSPKKVKKPAAAAKKAAKSPKKATKAAKPKAAKPKAAKAKKAAPKKK from the coding sequence ATGGCAGAAGTCGCACCAGCACCCGCCGCCGCGCCGGCCAAGGCACCCAAGAAGAAGGCAGCAGCCAAGCCCAAGAAAGCGGGACCCAGCGTAGGCGAGCTCATCGTCAAGGCGGTGTCCGCCTCCAAGGAGAGGAGCGGCGTGTCCCTGGCCGCGCTCAAGAAGAGTCTGGCGGCAGGCGGCTACGACGTGGAGAAGAACAACTCCCGTGTCAAGATCGCCGTCAAGAGCCTCGTCACCAAGGGCACCCTGGTCCAGACCAAGGGCACCGGTGCCTCCGGCTCCTTCAAGCTCAACAAGAAAGCCGTCGAGGCAAAAAAGCCCGCCAAGAAAGCCGCAGCCCCCAAAGCAAAGAAGGTGGCCGCCAAGAAGCCCGCCGCGGCGAAGAAGCCCAAGAAGGTAGCAGCCAAGAAGGCCGTCGCCGCAAAGAAGTCCCCCAAGAAGGCCAAGAAGCCCGCTACACCCAAAAAGGCCGCCAAGAGCCCAAAGAAGGTGAAGAAGCCCGCCGCAGCGGCCAAGAAGGCGGCCAAGAGCCCCAAGAAGGCTACCAAGGCAGCGAAGCCCAAAGCCGCCAAGCCCAAGGCAGCCAAGGCCAAGAAGGCAGCCCCCAAGAAGAAGTAA
- the LOC123725497 gene encoding histone H2A produces MSGRGKTGGKARAKAKTRSSRAGLQFPVGRVHRLLRKGNYAERVGAGAPVYLAAVLEYLTAEILELAGNAARDNKKTRIIPRHLQLAVRNDEELNKLLGGVTIAQGGVLPNIQAVLLPKKTEKAVKAK; encoded by the coding sequence ATGAGCGGAAGAGGCAAAACCGGAGGCAAGGCCAGGGCCAAGGCAAAGACACGTTCATCCCGTGCCGGACTCCAGTTCCCCGTGGGCCGTGTGCACAGGCTGCTGCGCAAAGGCAACTACGCCGAGCGTGTGGGCGCTGGCGCACCAGTGTACCTGGCCGCCGTGCTCGAGTACCTGACTGCTGAGATCCTGGAGTTGGCCGGCAACGCTGCCCGTGACAACAAGAAGACTCGTATCATCCCCCGTCACCTGCAGCTGGCCGTCCGTAACGACGAGGAGCTGAACAAACTGCTTGGCGGCGTGACCATCGCTCAGGGTGGTGTGCTGCCCAACATCCAGGCAGTGCTGCTCCCCAAGAAGACTGAGAAGGCCGTCAAAGCCAAGTAA
- the LOC123725502 gene encoding histone H2B: MPEPAKSAPKKGSKKAVTKTAGKGGKKRRKSRKESYAIYVYKVLKQVHPDTGISSKAMGIMNSFVNDIFERIAGESSRLAHYNKRSTITSREIQTAVRLLLPGELAKHAVSEGTKAVTKYTSSK; this comes from the coding sequence ATGCCCGAGCCAGCAAAGTCCGCGCCCAAGAAGGGCTCCAAGAAAGCCGTCACCAAGACAGCAGGGAAAGGCGGCAAGAAGCGCCGAAAGTCGAGGAAGGAGAGCTACGCCATTTACGTGTACAAAGTGCTGAAGCAGGTCCACCCCGACACCGGCATCTCCTCCAAGGCCATGGGAATCATGAACTCGTTCGTGAACGACATCTTCGAGCGTATCGCCGGAGAGTCCTCTCGCCTGGCCCACTACAACAAGCGTTCCACCATCACCTCCAGGGAGATCCAGACCGCCGTGCGCCTGCTGCTCCCCGGCGAGTTGGCCAAACACGCAGTGTCCGAGGGCACCAAGGCCGTGACCAAGTACACCAGTTCCAAGTAA